The Paraburkholderia hospita genome includes a window with the following:
- a CDS encoding manganese catalase family protein, producing the protein MFVHNKRLQYTVRVAAPNPGLANLLLEQFGGPQGELAAACRYFTQAVSEEDPGRRDMLFDIATEELSHLEIIGSIVAMLNKGAKGQLAEGVEQEAELYRSLTSGGNDSHVTALLYGGGPALTNSAGVPWTAAYIDTIGEPTADLRSNIAAEARAKIVYERLINVTDDPGIQEALGFLMTREIAHQKSFEKALHSIQPNFPQGKLPGVPEFTNVYYNMSDGGDAPRGPWNQGPGWEFVERPEPAVDGGDGLASVQVSPEQVELLSAMASRTASAADSDPVTGADLGANQEAAVQK; encoded by the coding sequence ATGTTCGTTCACAACAAACGACTGCAATACACCGTACGCGTCGCGGCGCCCAACCCGGGGCTCGCCAACCTGCTGCTCGAACAGTTCGGTGGGCCGCAAGGCGAACTGGCGGCGGCGTGCCGGTATTTTACGCAGGCGGTAAGCGAGGAGGATCCGGGCCGACGCGACATGCTGTTCGACATTGCGACGGAAGAACTCAGCCATCTGGAAATCATTGGTTCGATTGTCGCGATGCTCAACAAGGGCGCGAAAGGCCAGCTTGCCGAAGGCGTCGAACAGGAAGCCGAACTTTACCGATCACTTACCAGCGGCGGCAATGATTCGCACGTTACGGCGTTGCTGTATGGCGGCGGCCCAGCGCTGACCAACTCCGCGGGAGTTCCGTGGACTGCCGCCTACATCGACACGATCGGCGAGCCGACGGCCGACCTGCGATCGAACATCGCGGCAGAAGCGCGCGCAAAAATCGTCTACGAACGGTTGATTAACGTGACCGACGATCCGGGTATTCAGGAAGCGCTCGGGTTCCTGATGACCCGCGAGATCGCGCATCAGAAATCGTTCGAGAAAGCCCTGCATTCGATCCAGCCAAACTTTCCACAAGGAAAGTTGCCGGGCGTGCCGGAGTTCACCAACGTCTACTACAACATGTCCGACGGCGGTGATGCGCCACGTGGGCCGTGGAATCAGGGCCCGGGCTGGGAGTTCGTGGAGAGGCCCGAGCCGGCGGTCGACGGCGGCGATGGGCTTGCCAGCGTTCAGGTATCCCCTGAACAGGTCGAGTTGTTAAGCGCGATGGCTTCGCGCACCGCCTCTGCGGCTGACAGCGATCCTGTCACTGGCGCCGATCTCGGCGCGAACCAGGAGGCGGCAGTACAGAAATAA
- a CDS encoding NUDIX domain-containing protein, which produces MDASPKDTFLFVPHRIRWTLPGGAVRANESPRQCAHRELEEETSLVAASSADLWQFVGFNRRHHVFIVEIADSADPQPRNEMRSCRWFVPTRHRNTICKCADEANSGTGVGASWPSLAVDDSRTMESWITR; this is translated from the coding sequence ATGGATGCAAGCCCAAAGGACACTTTTCTGTTCGTGCCTCATCGCATCCGTTGGACTCTGCCTGGTGGCGCTGTCCGCGCGAACGAAAGTCCACGGCAGTGCGCGCACCGCGAGCTTGAGGAAGAGACTTCGCTGGTCGCAGCGTCGTCAGCAGATCTGTGGCAGTTCGTCGGCTTCAACAGGCGCCATCACGTATTCATCGTAGAGATAGCAGACAGTGCAGACCCGCAGCCTCGAAACGAAATGCGGAGTTGCAGATGGTTCGTTCCAACGCGACATCGAAACACTATTTGTAAGTGTGCTGACGAGGCCAACTCCGGAACTGGTGTCGGGGCGTCGTGGCCAAGCCTGGCAGTGGACGACTCAAGGACCATGGAAAGCTGGATCACACGATGA
- a CDS encoding SDR family oxidoreductase — protein MTGTTYAAPPFPPQQQDAVPGRTAPMIPQPDHGEESYVGHNRLAGKAAIITGGDSGIGRAVAIAFAREGADVLISYLNEHDDAQETQRWVEKAGRRAVLMPGDIRDTTQCSGIVERAMAEFGRIDIVVNNAAYQMTYDSLDEITDEEWNKTFDTNIGAMFRIVRSAVKHMRPGGSIINTTSINADKPNPGLLAYATTKGAIQNFTGGLAQMLAKQGIRVNCVAPGPIWTPLIPSTMPTEKVENFGKQVPMERPGQPVEVAPAYVMLATDEASYVSGATIAVTGGAPIL, from the coding sequence ATGACCGGGACCACATATGCAGCGCCGCCTTTCCCGCCGCAACAGCAAGACGCTGTGCCGGGCCGTACCGCGCCGATGATTCCGCAGCCCGATCATGGCGAAGAGAGTTATGTCGGACACAACCGGCTCGCAGGCAAGGCGGCGATCATCACGGGCGGTGACAGCGGCATTGGACGCGCCGTGGCGATTGCCTTCGCCCGCGAAGGGGCGGACGTGCTGATCTCCTATCTGAACGAGCATGATGACGCACAGGAGACGCAGCGCTGGGTCGAAAAGGCGGGTCGCCGTGCGGTGCTGATGCCGGGTGACATCAGGGACACCACGCAATGCAGCGGGATCGTCGAGCGCGCAATGGCGGAATTCGGACGGATCGACATCGTCGTCAATAACGCGGCCTATCAGATGACCTACGATTCGCTCGACGAGATCACCGATGAAGAATGGAACAAGACATTCGATACGAACATCGGCGCGATGTTCAGGATCGTGCGCTCTGCCGTCAAGCATATGAGACCGGGCGGCTCGATCATCAACACGACATCAATCAATGCGGACAAGCCCAATCCCGGTTTACTCGCGTATGCAACAACAAAAGGTGCAATCCAGAACTTTACAGGTGGTCTTGCGCAAATGCTTGCCAAACAGGGTATTCGCGTCAACTGCGTCGCGCCCGGACCTATCTGGACGCCCCTGATCCCGTCCACGATGCCGACAGAGAAAGTCGAAAACTTCGGCAAGCAGGTACCGATGGAGCGGCCGGGGCAGCCCGTCGAAGTCGCACCTGCTTATGTGATGCTCGCGACAGACGAGGCCAGTTATGTGTCGGGCGCGACGATTGCCGTGACGGGCGGCGCACCGATTCTCTAG
- a CDS encoding DUF4142 domain-containing protein translates to MKTKHLFVLAGILIAGPALCPAGLAQTQAASTTAANPLSQVDKDFVQAASMSSSTEIDAAKLAQKNSEDKDVKSFAHHMMLDHTKLTVQLKMAAPKGVTVPKDNSDTSILDTLKALKGKEFDQAYIQKVGLEGHKQAIAAFQKEIAEGQDAKLKKAAQDAMPTIQEHYKRAQDLAAQKGVSAQ, encoded by the coding sequence ATGAAAACGAAGCATCTGTTTGTTCTTGCCGGCATCTTGATCGCGGGCCCTGCCCTATGCCCTGCCGGCCTGGCCCAGACACAAGCTGCCTCGACGACGGCTGCGAATCCGTTGTCTCAGGTCGATAAAGATTTTGTGCAGGCGGCGTCGATGTCCTCGTCAACGGAAATCGACGCAGCGAAGCTCGCGCAGAAGAACTCGGAGGACAAGGACGTGAAATCCTTCGCGCACCACATGATGCTCGACCACACCAAGCTGACCGTTCAGCTGAAGATGGCCGCTCCAAAGGGCGTGACGGTGCCAAAGGACAACTCCGACACGTCGATCCTTGATACGCTGAAGGCACTCAAGGGCAAGGAATTTGATCAGGCATACATTCAGAAGGTTGGGCTGGAGGGACACAAACAGGCTATCGCTGCATTCCAGAAGGAAATCGCGGAAGGCCAGGATGCCAAGCTCAAGAAGGCCGCGCAGGACGCAATGCCAACGATCCAGGAGCACTACAAACGCGCGCAAGACCTTGCAGCACAGAAGGGAGTGTCAGCACAGTAG
- a CDS encoding YihY/virulence factor BrkB family protein, which produces MQPTNVLKSLRHSRPSPRGGRGIVAFVKEVASRFSSDRCTTLGAGVAFYSAFSLAPTLLIVLAIIGWFFGRDAAQGKLFNQIKGILGADAASAIQSIVEHAHYSGSGGIAALISVVLLAVGASATFSSLNTALDVVFRTSSPKGLAGVALLLRARLVSLGLVMGLAFLLVVSLVLDAAVQTVGNALFGSMALTVFAEVAQTLFGLVILTVGLGALIKWLPDTHVAVRPAMIGGLVAAVLFTVGRHLFGFYLAHAGTAGSFGAAGSLAVLMMWLYFCAAVFLLGAEVVAALNGTPSRDDNDTPLRVPVSDTATRR; this is translated from the coding sequence ATGCAACCGACCAACGTTCTAAAGTCATTGCGTCATTCCCGACCTTCGCCACGCGGCGGCCGCGGCATTGTCGCGTTTGTGAAAGAGGTCGCGAGCCGGTTCTCCAGCGACCGGTGTACGACGCTGGGGGCCGGCGTCGCCTTCTACTCCGCATTCTCACTCGCGCCGACGCTTCTGATCGTGCTGGCGATCATTGGCTGGTTCTTCGGACGCGACGCCGCGCAGGGAAAACTGTTCAACCAGATCAAAGGTATTCTCGGCGCGGACGCGGCAAGCGCGATACAGTCGATCGTCGAACATGCGCACTACTCGGGCAGCGGCGGCATCGCGGCGCTGATATCCGTCGTGCTGCTTGCCGTCGGCGCCTCGGCAACCTTCTCGTCGCTCAACACGGCCCTCGACGTCGTGTTCCGGACCAGTTCGCCGAAAGGACTCGCAGGCGTCGCACTGCTGTTGCGAGCGCGGCTCGTTTCGCTCGGTCTCGTGATGGGTCTTGCATTCCTGCTCGTCGTTTCGCTCGTCCTCGACGCCGCAGTTCAGACAGTAGGAAACGCACTCTTTGGCAGCATGGCGCTAACCGTTTTCGCCGAGGTAGCACAGACGCTGTTCGGCCTTGTGATACTGACGGTTGGACTGGGCGCACTCATCAAGTGGCTGCCCGACACTCACGTCGCGGTTCGGCCCGCGATGATCGGAGGGCTTGTTGCGGCGGTACTTTTTACGGTGGGGCGCCATCTGTTCGGCTTTTATCTGGCACATGCAGGCACCGCGGGCTCATTCGGCGCGGCCGGCTCGCTTGCGGTGTTGATGATGTGGCTGTACTTTTGCGCTGCGGTTTTCCTGCTGGGCGCAGAGGTAGTCGCCGCGCTAAACGGGACGCCTTCTCGCGACGACAACGACACGCCACTGCGCGTTCCCGTATCTGATACCGCGACGCGACGTTAA
- a CDS encoding FdhF/YdeP family oxidoreductase, with protein sequence MSTIHKKSDAYQHASGGWGSVKAVASALAHEHAPVATSRVLVHQNKPDGFICVSCSWAKPAHPHPFEFCESGAKATAWDLTSRRVDPEFFAAHTVSELEAWHDHDLEEAGRLCAPMRWDAATDRYVETSWEHAFGEIGGELRTLDPDSVVFYTSGRASLETSYMYQLLARMYGTNNLPDSSNMCHESTSVGLKEAIGVGVGTITLDDFTQTDLMFFFGQNVGTNSPRMLHDLQAARERGVPIITFNPIREPGLVSFVNPQSPLQMLKPGATQISTQYHQVKAGGDSAAIAGICKAVIETDDRAQSQGGARIIDVAFIAEHTTGFDAFAAYVRNVGWEEIELASGLPRQALMAAADEYMRAKAVIAHFGMGLTQHRMGVQNVRMIVNLLLLRGNIGKPGAGPSPIRGHSNVQGQRTVGITEKPSLAPLDKLAEQYHFEPPRHEGMATVDACKGVIDGRVRAVMQLGGNLVRSVPDRYAIEPAWRKLRLTVHVATKLNRSHLVHGEVSYLLPCLSRIEIDARLGKPQAVSMEDSTGCMHGSRGVALPASDRLLPEQAIVAGIAMATLDKSSVDWEAWSNDYTLIRDAIAQTYPDIFHDFNARLWTPGGFHRPLPARDRKWQTKSGRAEFLVPETLNEDPDMPERSPTDLRLFTLRSDSQFNTTIYRLDDRFRGISGTRMVVLMNPADITRQGLEAGMSISLEAVSPDGVKRQVDGFRVVSFDLPEGCLGGYYPECNPLIPLSHHAKESKVPAAKSVPVRIVRERHVKLA encoded by the coding sequence ATGAGCACCATCCATAAAAAGTCAGATGCGTATCAGCACGCAAGCGGAGGCTGGGGTTCCGTCAAGGCTGTGGCAAGCGCCCTTGCGCACGAGCATGCGCCCGTCGCGACGAGCCGCGTGCTGGTTCATCAGAACAAGCCCGACGGTTTCATATGCGTGAGTTGCTCGTGGGCCAAACCTGCCCACCCGCATCCGTTCGAGTTCTGCGAAAGCGGCGCCAAGGCGACCGCATGGGACCTGACGTCGCGCCGCGTCGATCCGGAATTTTTCGCGGCACATACCGTGAGCGAACTCGAGGCATGGCATGACCACGACCTCGAAGAAGCGGGACGTCTCTGTGCTCCAATGCGCTGGGACGCCGCCACCGACCGGTACGTCGAAACCAGCTGGGAACATGCGTTCGGCGAGATCGGGGGCGAGTTGCGGACACTCGATCCCGATTCCGTCGTGTTCTACACGTCGGGGCGTGCATCGCTCGAAACCTCGTACATGTACCAGCTTCTCGCGCGCATGTACGGCACCAACAACCTGCCCGACAGTTCGAACATGTGTCACGAAAGCACGAGCGTCGGCCTGAAAGAAGCGATTGGCGTCGGCGTCGGGACCATCACGCTCGACGATTTCACCCAGACCGATCTGATGTTCTTCTTCGGCCAGAACGTCGGCACCAACAGTCCGCGCATGCTGCACGACCTGCAGGCGGCGCGCGAGCGCGGCGTGCCGATCATTACGTTCAATCCGATACGCGAGCCGGGGCTGGTCAGCTTCGTGAATCCCCAATCGCCGTTGCAGATGCTCAAGCCGGGCGCTACGCAGATCAGCACGCAGTACCACCAGGTGAAGGCGGGCGGCGACTCCGCCGCGATTGCCGGCATTTGCAAGGCAGTGATCGAAACGGACGACCGCGCGCAGTCGCAAGGGGGCGCACGCATTATCGACGTTGCCTTCATCGCAGAGCACACGACGGGCTTCGACGCGTTTGCCGCGTATGTCCGCAACGTCGGCTGGGAAGAAATCGAACTGGCGAGCGGCCTACCGCGGCAAGCGCTGATGGCCGCCGCCGACGAGTACATGCGAGCCAAGGCCGTCATCGCGCACTTTGGCATGGGGCTCACGCAACATCGTATGGGCGTGCAGAACGTGCGGATGATCGTGAACCTGCTGCTTCTGCGTGGCAACATCGGCAAGCCGGGCGCAGGTCCATCGCCGATACGCGGACATTCGAACGTGCAAGGCCAGCGTACGGTCGGCATCACGGAAAAGCCGTCTCTTGCGCCGCTCGACAAGCTCGCCGAGCAATACCATTTCGAGCCGCCACGCCATGAGGGCATGGCGACTGTGGATGCGTGCAAGGGTGTGATCGACGGTCGCGTGCGGGCGGTGATGCAGCTTGGCGGCAACCTCGTCAGGTCGGTTCCGGACCGTTACGCGATCGAACCGGCATGGCGCAAGCTACGCCTGACCGTGCACGTCGCGACCAAACTCAACCGGAGTCATCTCGTGCATGGCGAGGTGTCCTATCTGCTGCCGTGCCTGAGCCGTATCGAGATCGACGCGCGCCTCGGCAAGCCGCAGGCGGTTTCGATGGAGGACAGCACGGGATGCATGCACGGTTCGCGCGGTGTCGCGTTGCCTGCAAGCGACCGTCTGCTGCCGGAACAGGCCATCGTGGCGGGCATCGCGATGGCGACGCTCGATAAATCGTCGGTCGACTGGGAAGCATGGAGCAACGACTATACGTTGATCCGCGATGCGATCGCTCAAACCTACCCCGACATCTTTCACGACTTCAACGCGCGGCTATGGACGCCCGGCGGCTTTCACCGCCCGCTGCCGGCGCGCGACCGGAAGTGGCAAACGAAGAGCGGTAGAGCGGAGTTTCTGGTACCCGAGACATTGAACGAAGACCCCGACATGCCGGAGCGCAGTCCCACCGATTTACGTCTGTTCACGTTGCGCAGCGACAGCCAGTTCAACACGACGATCTATCGGCTTGACGACCGCTTTCGCGGCATCAGCGGCACGCGGATGGTCGTATTGATGAATCCCGCGGACATCACGCGTCAAGGGCTCGAAGCGGGCATGTCGATATCACTCGAAGCCGTATCGCCCGATGGAGTGAAGCGACAGGTAGATGGTTTCAGGGTCGTGAGTTTCGATCTGCCTGAAGGCTGCCTCGGCGGTTACTACCCCGAATGCAATCCGCTAATTCCGCTGTCGCACCACGCGAAGGAGAGCAAGGTGCCTGCAGCGAAGTCGGTGCCTGTGCGGATCGTGCGTGAACGGCATGTGAAACTCGCTTGA
- a CDS encoding zinc-dependent alcohol dehydrogenase yields the protein MRALRWHGKHDIRCDTVPDPVIEEGRDAIVKVSSCAICGSDLHLFDGFMPTMESGDIMGHEFMGEVVEVGRDNHKLKIGDRVVVPFTIFCGDCDQCRRGNFSVCERSNRNRDKADKVFGHTTAGLFGYSHLTGGYPGGQAEFVRVPMADTTHVKIPPGLTDEQVLFLGDIFPTGWQAAANCEIQQEDTVAIWGAGPVGQMTIRSAVLLGARQVIAIDRVPERLAMAKAGGAITINFDEESVLERLKELTRGKGPEKCIDAVGMESHATRSFDAIYDRVKQAVMLETDRPHVLREMIYVCRPAGTLSVPGVYGGLIDKIPFGASMNKGLTWKMGQTHVNRWTDDLLRRIQEGQIDPSFVITHTVPLQDGPGMYKTFRDKEDGCIKVVLKP from the coding sequence ATGAGAGCGCTTCGTTGGCACGGCAAGCATGACATCCGGTGTGACACGGTTCCGGATCCCGTTATCGAGGAAGGGCGCGACGCGATTGTGAAAGTGAGCTCGTGCGCGATCTGTGGATCCGATCTCCACCTGTTCGATGGCTTCATGCCGACAATGGAAAGCGGCGACATCATGGGACATGAATTCATGGGTGAAGTAGTCGAAGTAGGCAGGGACAACCACAAGCTCAAGATAGGTGACCGTGTGGTTGTGCCGTTCACGATCTTCTGCGGGGATTGCGATCAGTGCCGACGTGGGAACTTCTCTGTTTGCGAGCGCAGTAATCGCAACCGGGACAAGGCAGACAAGGTGTTTGGGCATACCACAGCCGGACTTTTCGGCTATTCGCATCTGACGGGCGGCTACCCGGGCGGGCAGGCCGAATTCGTGCGCGTCCCGATGGCGGACACCACGCACGTGAAGATCCCGCCCGGGCTGACCGACGAACAGGTCCTCTTTCTCGGCGACATCTTTCCGACGGGCTGGCAGGCAGCGGCGAACTGTGAGATCCAGCAGGAGGATACCGTCGCGATCTGGGGCGCCGGTCCCGTCGGACAGATGACAATCCGCAGCGCCGTGCTGCTCGGCGCAAGGCAGGTCATTGCGATAGACCGCGTGCCAGAGCGGCTTGCCATGGCTAAGGCCGGCGGCGCAATCACCATCAATTTCGATGAAGAAAGCGTACTCGAACGGCTCAAGGAACTGACGCGCGGTAAAGGCCCCGAGAAGTGCATCGATGCCGTCGGCATGGAGTCACACGCAACTCGCTCGTTCGACGCGATTTACGACCGTGTCAAGCAGGCGGTGATGCTGGAGACGGACCGTCCCCATGTGCTGCGCGAAATGATCTATGTCTGCCGCCCGGCCGGAACATTGTCGGTGCCCGGTGTCTATGGCGGTCTGATCGACAAGATTCCGTTCGGCGCGTCGATGAACAAGGGACTGACCTGGAAGATGGGGCAAACCCACGTCAACCGCTGGACCGATGATCTCCTGCGCCGTATCCAGGAAGGCCAGATCGACCCGTCGTTCGTCATTACTCACACTGTGCCGCTGCAGGACGGGCCCGGTATGTACAAGACGTTCCGCGACAAGGAAGACGGCTGCATCAAGGTGGTATTGAAACCGTGA
- a CDS encoding cation:proton antiporter: MMAIAVEIERIVEFGLMLPVGNVISAHWRELLDWHAIWPVLFLLLVARSIGTALSLCGSTFDRQQRILTTWMGIRGIGAVYYLLFALEHSRSALRPLAPAILATIVISAFAHGCSATPALKRYMRTRVTKGSGRDFRTPEA, translated from the coding sequence ATGATGGCGATCGCGGTGGAAATTGAGCGTATCGTCGAATTCGGACTGATGCTTCCGGTCGGCAACGTCATTTCCGCCCACTGGCGAGAACTGCTCGACTGGCATGCGATCTGGCCAGTGCTGTTCCTGCTTTTGGTCGCCCGGTCGATTGGAACCGCACTTTCGCTCTGCGGGTCGACCTTCGACCGCCAGCAGCGGATCCTGACGACATGGATGGGCATTCGCGGAATCGGTGCGGTCTATTATCTCCTGTTTGCTCTCGAGCACAGCCGCAGCGCCCTCCGTCCTCTCGCGCCTGCGATTCTCGCCACCATTGTCATATCGGCATTCGCGCATGGTTGCAGCGCGACGCCCGCGCTGAAGCGTTACATGCGCACGCGCGTCACGAAGGGCTCCGGGCGGGATTTCCGCACACCCGAAGCTTAG
- a CDS encoding RecQ family ATP-dependent DNA helicase — MPASTETSTKAMHRTLREVFGFESLRPGQREIIDSVMQGRDTLAIMPTGAGKSLCYQLPAMHLSGLTLVVSPLIALIKDQRDKLLAADVEAMQINSTLSAAEERQTYEKLNTAARAIVFVTPEQLAKPTLLEALHGHRGPCAQPRVSLIVVDEAHCIAQWGHDFRPAFLQIADAVRSLGGPPVLALTATATTAVVDDIVRTLGMREPHVLHTGVYRPNLRYSVMQVSVAGATGRASTRSAQAKLAAVRALLESRSDAGIIYTATVREAERLATAVREWGVPAALYHGRIGSRERHDAQDRFMRGDVRVMIATNAFGMGIDKADIRFVVHDQMPGSIDAYYQETGRAGRDREAADCILLFDLNDRRVQQFLQLGRYPERELVERVREALGKHDNATAPGISTDELARTLADIGRNKLLVALKILLDAGLVRRNRARRYLCRDGMPGSDAFAAALQRYDELAKRDREALQQMIDYAQTGGCRWHTILEHFGYAGEVDRCGTCDNCRNPPHVEPFREPVKAIAPAQDGMMNAASGTRDRRHGFTRGQCVRVRKYGTGQVTFATTDQVAVLFPDGTTRTFLARFVKAVEAGHGVPHQPAQFSG, encoded by the coding sequence ATGCCAGCTTCAACAGAAACGAGCACGAAGGCCATGCACCGGACGCTACGCGAGGTGTTCGGTTTCGAATCGCTGCGTCCGGGACAACGCGAGATTATCGACAGCGTGATGCAGGGACGCGACACGCTCGCCATCATGCCGACGGGCGCTGGCAAATCGCTGTGCTACCAGCTGCCCGCCATGCATCTGAGCGGCCTGACCCTCGTCGTATCGCCATTGATCGCATTGATAAAGGATCAACGCGACAAGCTGCTCGCCGCTGACGTGGAGGCGATGCAGATCAACAGCACACTGAGCGCCGCCGAGGAACGGCAGACGTATGAAAAGCTGAACACCGCAGCGCGCGCGATTGTGTTCGTGACACCCGAGCAACTCGCCAAACCGACACTGCTGGAAGCGCTTCACGGGCATCGCGGCCCGTGCGCGCAGCCACGCGTGAGTCTGATTGTTGTCGACGAAGCTCACTGCATTGCGCAGTGGGGACATGACTTCAGGCCGGCCTTCCTGCAGATCGCCGATGCGGTGCGCAGCCTTGGAGGTCCGCCCGTCCTCGCGCTCACAGCTACGGCGACGACGGCTGTCGTCGACGATATCGTGCGCACGCTCGGCATGCGCGAGCCGCACGTGCTGCACACAGGCGTCTATCGGCCGAATCTGCGGTACAGCGTCATGCAGGTGTCGGTGGCGGGCGCGACAGGACGTGCATCCACGCGTTCCGCGCAGGCGAAGCTCGCCGCGGTTCGCGCGTTGCTCGAGTCGCGCAGCGATGCCGGGATCATCTACACGGCGACGGTACGCGAAGCGGAACGGCTGGCGACAGCGGTCCGCGAATGGGGCGTGCCGGCTGCCCTTTATCACGGCCGAATCGGTTCCCGCGAGCGGCATGATGCACAGGACCGCTTCATGCGCGGCGACGTGCGTGTGATGATCGCGACCAACGCGTTCGGCATGGGCATCGACAAGGCCGACATACGTTTCGTCGTGCATGACCAGATGCCGGGCAGTATCGACGCGTACTATCAGGAGACCGGGCGCGCGGGTCGCGACCGCGAAGCTGCGGATTGCATCCTGCTGTTCGATCTGAACGACAGGCGTGTCCAGCAGTTCCTGCAGCTTGGCCGCTATCCGGAGCGCGAACTCGTCGAGCGCGTGCGCGAGGCGCTGGGCAAGCACGACAACGCGACCGCGCCGGGCATCAGCACGGACGAACTCGCGCGCACACTCGCGGACATCGGGCGCAACAAACTCCTGGTCGCGTTGAAAATTCTGCTCGACGCAGGGCTTGTGCGTCGCAATCGCGCGCGCCGCTATCTGTGCCGCGACGGCATGCCGGGCAGCGATGCGTTTGCCGCAGCGCTGCAACGGTACGACGAACTGGCGAAGCGCGATCGCGAGGCACTTCAACAAATGATCGACTATGCGCAAACGGGCGGTTGCCGCTGGCACACCATTCTCGAGCATTTCGGCTATGCCGGCGAGGTCGATCGGTGCGGCACATGCGACAACTGCCGGAATCCGCCGCACGTCGAACCATTCCGGGAGCCCGTGAAGGCAATAGCGCCGGCTCAAGACGGGATGATGAATGCCGCATCCGGCACGCGCGACCGGCGACACGGTTTTACGCGCGGCCAGTGCGTGCGGGTGCGCAAGTACGGGACGGGCCAGGTGACGTTCGCGACGACAGACCAGGTGGCTGTGCTGTTTCCTGACGGAACCACGCGCACCTTTCTCGCCCGGTTCGTCAAGGCCGTTGAAGCCGGGCACGGCGTCCCGCATCAGCCAGCGCAGTTTTCCGGCTAA
- a CDS encoding Nramp family divalent metal transporter: MSDRLKSCSNADAGELVAPSLPEVYRSVPISAGRIGWRRFFAFVGPGYMVSVGYMDPGNWATDIAGGSRFGYTLLAVILLSNLMAILLQALSVRLGIATGCDLAQACRTRYPKALSNALWIACELAIIACDLAEVIGTAIALRLLFGIPLIGGALLTALDAFLVLLLMSRGSRFLEAFVIALLMLIAACFTVQIVAAAPPVAAVLRGFLPSVEIVTHRETLYLAIGIIGATVMPHNLYLHSSVVQTRAYPKTREGRHEAIRWATIDSTLALMLALFVNAAIVIVAAATFHDAGHTDVSEIGDAFRLLSPLLGVGIDSTLFALALLASGLNSTVTATLAGQIVMEGFVQLRMPARARRLITRGLAIVPVIVVNGLYGDRGTAHLLVLSQVILSRQLPFAVIPLAQFVSDRRLMGSFVIGRWTKVLTSGVASLIVILNGKLLIDMIGG, from the coding sequence ATGTCCGACCGTCTGAAATCCTGTTCGAACGCCGATGCCGGTGAGCTGGTCGCGCCAAGTTTGCCTGAGGTGTATCGGTCCGTGCCCATATCTGCCGGCCGCATAGGCTGGCGGCGCTTTTTCGCGTTCGTAGGGCCGGGTTATATGGTCTCCGTCGGCTACATGGACCCGGGGAACTGGGCAACTGACATTGCAGGCGGATCGCGCTTCGGCTACACGCTGCTCGCCGTTATCCTGCTGTCGAATCTGATGGCCATACTCCTGCAGGCATTGTCCGTGCGCCTGGGAATTGCGACGGGATGCGACCTTGCGCAGGCATGTCGCACTCGCTATCCGAAAGCACTCAGCAACGCGCTCTGGATCGCCTGCGAACTGGCCATCATTGCCTGCGACCTGGCGGAAGTCATCGGCACGGCTATCGCATTGCGACTGCTTTTCGGCATCCCGCTGATCGGCGGTGCATTACTCACCGCGCTCGATGCCTTCCTGGTACTGCTGCTCATGAGTCGGGGCTCTCGCTTTCTCGAGGCGTTTGTCATCGCGCTGCTGATGCTGATCGCCGCTTGCTTCACCGTGCAGATCGTGGCCGCTGCGCCACCCGTGGCTGCCGTGCTGCGCGGCTTCCTGCCTTCGGTCGAGATCGTTACGCACCGGGAAACACTTTACCTGGCGATCGGCATTATTGGGGCGACCGTCATGCCGCATAACCTTTACCTGCATTCGTCGGTCGTGCAAACGCGCGCCTACCCGAAGACGCGCGAGGGCCGGCACGAAGCAATCCGCTGGGCGACCATCGACAGTACCCTCGCATTGATGCTGGCGCTTTTCGTCAATGCGGCAATCGTGATCGTCGCAGCCGCAACCTTCCACGATGCTGGCCACACCGATGTTTCCGAAATCGGCGACGCATTCCGTCTGCTGTCGCCGCTGCTCGGGGTCGGTATCGACTCAACACTGTTCGCGCTCGCCCTGCTCGCATCGGGATTGAACTCGACCGTTACCGCAACACTGGCGGGGCAGATAGTGATGGAGGGCTTCGTGCAGTTGCGTATGCCGGCCCGGGCGCGGCGGCTCATCACGCGCGGCCTCGCGATCGTACCCGTGATCGTTGTCAACGGCCTCTACGGCGATCGCGGCACAGCCCACCTCCTGGTGTTGAGTCAGGTAATTCTGTCGAGGCAACTGCCATTCGCGGTGATCCCGCTGGCGCAATTCGTTTCGGACCGCCGACTGATGGGTTCCTTTGTCATCGGCCGGTGGACGAAAGTACTCACGTCGGGCGTCGCGAGCCTGATCGTCATTCTCAACGGAAAGCTGCTCATCGACATGATTGGCGGTTAG